A section of the Chryseobacterium scophthalmum genome encodes:
- a CDS encoding rhomboid family intramembrane serine protease has product MNIIILVIAITAIISFIAFNNKEIFEKYKFNVGAIRHRKEYVRILSAGFLHADIMHLLFNMMTLYFFGPVILDGFGNIGFLIIYIGSILLGNIFSLFIYQKQPWYSAIGASGGVSGVLFAAIAMMPNIGIYFFFIPIPIPGFIFGLLYFGYSVYMMLNPKQWDNLGHAAHLGGAFFGLVYAVIVQPQSAIEHSMFIGIMSLPLIYLAYEIFIRKRIG; this is encoded by the coding sequence ATGAATATCATAATATTAGTTATTGCTATCACTGCAATTATCAGTTTTATCGCATTTAATAATAAAGAGATATTTGAAAAATATAAATTCAATGTTGGAGCTATTCGGCATAGAAAAGAATATGTCAGAATACTTTCTGCCGGATTTCTGCATGCAGATATAATGCACTTATTGTTTAATATGATGACGTTATATTTCTTCGGTCCTGTCATTTTAGACGGATTTGGAAATATAGGATTTCTTATTATTTATATTGGATCTATTCTTTTAGGAAATATTTTTTCATTATTTATTTACCAAAAACAGCCGTGGTATTCTGCAATTGGAGCGAGTGGCGGAGTTTCAGGTGTTTTGTTTGCAGCGATTGCTATGATGCCCAATATCGGAATCTATTTCTTTTTTATTCCTATTCCGATTCCGGGATTTATTTTTGGACTTCTATATTTTGGATATTCTGTTTATATGATGCTAAATCCTAAACAATGGGATAATTTAGGACATGCAGCGCATTTAGGCGGAGCGTTTTTCGGGTTGGTTTATGCTGTAATTGTTCAACCCCAAAGTGCAATCGAACATTCCATGTTTATCGGGATCATGTCACTTCCGCTCATTTATTTAGCGTACGAAATATTTATAAGAAAAAGAATCGGTTAA
- a CDS encoding DNA topoisomerase IV subunit B: MSQEIQPIYSEDNIRTLDWQEHIRLRPGMYIGKLGDGSSADDGIYILLKEILDNSIDEFRMKSGKRIEIKVDDGKVTIRDFGRGIPLGKVVDAVSKMNTGGKYDSKAFKKSVGLNGVGTKAVNALSDYFRVRSFREGRMKIAEFSRGIITEEHDEKETSDRNGTEISFIPDADIFLHFKYRKEYIERMLRNYAYLNPGLKILFNGETFFSENGLKDLLEEELESDTLYPIVHLKDNDIEVAITHTDKSQTETYFSFVNGQNTTQGGTHLNAFREAYVKTIREFFNKSFDASDVRKSIVAAISINVEEPVFESQTKTKLGSNDMGPNGPTVRTFIIDFLKSKLDNFLHKNPEIAEAIQRKILISERERKELSGIQKLARERAKKVSLHNKKLRDCRQHYNDQKAERKAETQIFITEGDSASGSITKSRDVETQAVFSLKGKPLNCYGLTKKVVYENEEFNLLQAALNIEESLEDLRYNQVIIATDADVDGMHIRLLMITFFLQFFPDVIKNGHLFILQTPLFRVRNKKETRYCYSEQERVKALNELGKNPEITRFKGLGEISPDEFKHFIGKDIRLEPVVIGKDQTIDQLLEFYMGKNTPDRQVFILENLVVEDQDINKKEILDEVEL; the protein is encoded by the coding sequence ATGTCACAAGAAATACAACCTATCTATTCTGAAGATAATATCAGAACCCTCGATTGGCAGGAACATATTCGTTTGCGTCCCGGTATGTACATCGGGAAGCTTGGCGATGGTTCGTCTGCTGATGACGGTATTTATATTTTACTGAAAGAAATTCTGGATAACTCGATTGATGAATTCAGGATGAAATCCGGTAAAAGAATCGAAATAAAAGTAGATGACGGAAAAGTCACGATCCGTGATTTTGGGCGTGGAATTCCTTTGGGAAAAGTCGTCGATGCCGTTTCAAAAATGAATACCGGAGGTAAGTACGACAGCAAAGCCTTCAAAAAATCTGTAGGTTTGAACGGTGTCGGTACAAAAGCTGTAAACGCACTTTCAGATTATTTCCGTGTGCGCTCTTTCCGTGAAGGGAGAATGAAAATTGCAGAATTTTCACGAGGTATAATCACTGAAGAACATGATGAGAAAGAAACTTCAGACAGAAACGGGACCGAGATTTCGTTCATTCCTGATGCAGATATTTTTCTTCATTTTAAATACAGAAAAGAGTATATCGAAAGAATGCTCCGCAATTATGCGTATCTGAATCCTGGATTGAAAATTCTCTTTAATGGTGAAACATTCTTTTCTGAAAACGGACTGAAAGATTTGCTTGAAGAAGAATTGGAAAGTGATACTTTGTACCCGATTGTACATTTGAAAGATAATGATATTGAAGTTGCGATTACCCATACTGATAAATCTCAGACGGAAACGTATTTTTCATTCGTTAACGGACAAAATACAACGCAGGGTGGAACGCATTTGAATGCTTTCCGTGAAGCATATGTAAAAACCATCAGAGAATTTTTTAATAAAAGCTTTGATGCTTCCGATGTGCGAAAATCTATCGTTGCGGCGATTTCAATCAACGTTGAAGAACCTGTTTTTGAATCTCAGACGAAAACAAAATTAGGTTCGAATGATATGGGACCAAACGGACCAACTGTTCGTACATTTATTATTGATTTCTTAAAAAGTAAATTAGATAATTTTTTACATAAAAATCCTGAAATTGCTGAAGCAATTCAAAGAAAAATCTTAATTTCCGAAAGAGAAAGAAAAGAACTTTCCGGAATTCAGAAACTGGCAAGAGAAAGAGCGAAAAAAGTATCTCTTCACAATAAAAAGCTTCGTGACTGCAGACAACATTATAACGATCAAAAAGCCGAAAGAAAAGCGGAGACACAGATTTTTATCACCGAGGGAGATTCTGCATCAGGATCAATCACAAAATCGAGAGATGTAGAGACTCAGGCTGTGTTTTCATTAAAAGGTAAACCTTTGAACTGTTATGGTTTGACCAAAAAAGTGGTTTACGAAAATGAAGAATTCAACTTGCTGCAGGCTGCTTTAAATATTGAAGAAAGTCTTGAGGATTTAAGATATAATCAGGTGATTATCGCAACCGATGCCGATGTCGACGGAATGCACATCAGACTTCTGATGATTACGTTTTTCCTTCAGTTTTTCCCGGATGTGATTAAAAACGGACATTTATTTATTCTTCAGACTCCGTTATTCAGAGTTAGAAATAAAAAAGAGACAAGATATTGTTATTCTGAGCAGGAAAGAGTAAAAGCTTTGAATGAATTGGGTAAAAACCCTGAAATTACCCGATTTAAAGGTTTGGGAGAGATTTCACCAGACGAATTCAAGCATTTTATTGGAAAAGATATTCGTTTAGAACCCGTAGTGATAGGAAAAGATCAAACAATTGATCAGCTTCTGGAATTCTATATGGGAAAAAATACACCGGATAGACAGGTTTTCATTCTGGAAAATTTGGTAGTAGAAGATCAAGATATTAACAAAAAAGAGATTTTAGATGAAGTGGAGCTTTAA
- a CDS encoding methionine aminotransferase, protein MIQLPSSKLPNVGTTIFTQMSQLANQHQAINLSQGFPDFETDSELLNLANDFIKKGFNQYAPLGGIMGLKEEIARKIENSHQAIYNPETEITITAGGTQAIFTAIATFIQKNDEVIIFEPAYDCYEPTVELFGGIVKRFQMKAPNYEIDWNVVKNLVSEKTKMIILNNPNNPSGKILKENDIQELIKIVQDTNILILSDEVYENIVFDGNQHLSICKYPELKERSILVASFGKLFHITGWKIGYCAAPKALTDEFRKAHQFNVFCVNTPLQMALAEYMKNDEHYNQLNQFFQEKRDFLRQGLVQTSFELLDCEGTYFQALKYDKISDKNDFDFATELTINHKVASIPFSAFYKDKLNENVIRLCFAKKNETLERAIENLAKI, encoded by the coding sequence ATGATACAACTTCCTTCTTCGAAACTTCCCAACGTAGGAACCACCATATTTACCCAAATGTCTCAACTCGCCAATCAACATCAGGCAATTAATCTTTCACAAGGTTTTCCCGATTTTGAAACAGATTCAGAATTACTGAATTTAGCAAATGATTTCATTAAAAAAGGATTCAATCAATATGCTCCTTTAGGCGGAATTATGGGTTTAAAAGAGGAAATTGCAAGGAAAATTGAGAACAGTCATCAAGCGATTTACAATCCCGAAACTGAAATTACAATTACAGCAGGCGGAACTCAGGCAATTTTCACTGCAATTGCCACTTTCATCCAGAAAAATGATGAAGTGATTATTTTCGAACCCGCTTATGATTGCTACGAACCAACGGTAGAGCTTTTCGGAGGCATTGTAAAACGTTTTCAAATGAAAGCGCCAAATTATGAAATCGATTGGAATGTTGTGAAAAATTTAGTTTCAGAAAAAACAAAAATGATTATTCTGAATAATCCGAATAATCCTTCAGGAAAGATTTTAAAAGAAAATGACATTCAGGAATTAATCAAAATTGTACAAGACACTAATATTTTAATTTTGAGTGATGAAGTGTATGAAAATATTGTTTTTGACGGAAACCAACATTTAAGCATTTGCAAATATCCTGAACTCAAAGAAAGAAGTATTTTAGTTGCTTCTTTCGGAAAATTATTCCACATCACAGGTTGGAAAATCGGATATTGTGCTGCTCCGAAAGCTTTGACCGATGAATTCAGAAAAGCACATCAGTTCAATGTTTTTTGTGTAAATACTCCACTTCAAATGGCGTTGGCGGAATACATGAAAAATGACGAACATTATAATCAACTTAATCAGTTTTTTCAGGAAAAAAGAGATTTTCTGAGACAGGGTTTAGTACAAACTTCATTTGAACTTCTCGATTGTGAAGGAACGTATTTTCAGGCTTTGAAATACGACAAAATTTCAGATAAAAATGATTTTGATTTCGCTACAGAATTAACGATCAACCATAAAGTGGCAAGTATTCCGTTTTCGGCTTTTTACAAGGATAAACTAAATGAAAATGTGATTAGATTATGTTTTGCAAAAAAGAATGAAACTTTGGAAAGGGCGATTGAAAATCTAGCTAAAATTTAA
- a CDS encoding helix-turn-helix domain-containing protein, translated as MEKLAHASLEDFYLEMTKGLGKDMESIFPKGLHKDIGHFNVFDIAQTIANVKKTSEMPYNRRKYYKISLIRGKNRAEYADKVISIKKNALLFATPKVPYHYVPEDENQSGNFCVFTADFFTKNSSKNILEDLPLFQPGIIPVFEIDDELADEIDLLFGKIKKEIDSDYEFKYDLIRNYVSELIHYGQKLQPAEKVGNSHNAAVRVVSLFIELLERQFPIESSNQRIQLKVAKDFADRLSIHVNYLNKNLKEKTGKTTTEFIADRLIQEAKILLKQTNWNISEISYALGFEEVAHFSNFFKRKTSFAPMEFRA; from the coding sequence ATGGAAAAACTAGCTCATGCTTCTCTGGAAGATTTTTATCTTGAAATGACCAAAGGATTGGGAAAAGATATGGAAAGTATCTTTCCGAAAGGTCTTCACAAAGATATTGGTCATTTTAATGTATTTGATATTGCGCAGACCATCGCCAATGTCAAAAAGACTTCCGAAATGCCTTACAATAGGAGAAAATATTATAAAATAAGTTTAATCAGAGGAAAAAACAGGGCAGAATATGCTGATAAAGTAATCTCCATAAAAAAGAATGCTTTGCTTTTTGCAACCCCGAAAGTTCCTTATCATTATGTACCTGAAGATGAGAATCAGTCAGGAAATTTTTGTGTTTTTACAGCAGATTTTTTCACTAAGAATTCGTCTAAAAATATTCTTGAAGATTTGCCATTATTTCAACCGGGCATCATTCCTGTTTTTGAGATTGATGACGAGCTGGCTGATGAAATTGATTTGCTTTTTGGAAAAATCAAAAAAGAAATTGATTCTGACTATGAATTTAAATATGATTTGATTCGAAATTATGTTTCCGAACTGATCCATTACGGACAAAAATTACAACCTGCAGAAAAAGTGGGAAATTCACATAATGCTGCGGTGAGAGTGGTTTCTCTGTTTATCGAATTGTTAGAAAGACAGTTTCCAATTGAATCTTCCAATCAACGTATTCAGTTAAAAGTAGCCAAAGATTTTGCAGATAGATTGTCTATTCATGTGAACTATTTAAATAAAAATTTAAAAGAAAAAACAGGAAAGACAACCACAGAATTTATTGCAGATCGATTGATTCAGGAAGCTAAAATATTATTAAAACAAACCAACTGGAATATTTCTGAAATTTCATATGCGTTGGGTTTTGAAGAGGTTGCTCACTTCTCCAATTTTTTTAAACGCAAAACCTCATTCGCTCCAATGGAATTTCGTGCCTGA
- the cls gene encoding cardiolipin synthase, whose amino-acid sequence MMIKEFLDQFPYILVGIEVLYLAGVFFLAAKIIIDTKTTSKTLAYLMLIVFLPFVGIIIYFVFGVNYRKNKFYTFKIEGNEEVFQKILKFVKETHYTTLNSRKDELDHFITTINFLYHSGYSPLTQENEVEVLVNGEEKFSKVFEVIQKAKHHIHLEYYIYENDDIGNKLADLLVLKAKEGVVVRFLYDDMGSGKIGKKLLNRLKEAGVEVSPVNKITFRVFANRVNYRDHRKIIIVDGKEVFTGGINVSDKYINPNSKQYWRDIHLYIKGNGAFYFQFLFLSNWTFATEKIPKLSQEYFKYENLGSENKIVQVAASGPDTKPSIMLSTTSAILSAKEKVYIVTPYFIPVETVLNAIKQVALSGLDVRLMVPRSGDSVIVNAAAYSYYEELLENNVRIFFYKKGFIHAKTMVIDDNFSCVGTANMDVRSQELNFEVNTLIFDKEVNQKLQNVFLADIDDCDEIILNEWKKRPKHKVFFEHLARLLSPLI is encoded by the coding sequence ATGATGATTAAAGAGTTTTTAGACCAGTTTCCCTATATTTTAGTAGGTATTGAAGTTTTATACCTTGCAGGTGTTTTTTTTCTTGCTGCTAAAATTATTATAGATACCAAGACGACGAGCAAAACGCTGGCTTATCTTATGCTGATCGTTTTTCTCCCTTTTGTAGGGATCATTATCTACTTTGTATTTGGGGTAAATTATCGAAAGAATAAATTTTATACGTTTAAAATTGAAGGAAATGAAGAGGTTTTTCAGAAGATCTTAAAGTTTGTTAAAGAAACTCATTATACAACACTAAACAGTCGGAAAGATGAGTTGGACCATTTTATAACCACCATAAATTTTCTTTATCATTCAGGATATTCTCCTTTAACACAGGAAAATGAAGTAGAAGTATTGGTAAATGGAGAAGAGAAATTTTCTAAAGTTTTTGAAGTCATCCAAAAAGCAAAACATCATATCCATTTAGAATATTATATTTATGAAAATGATGATATTGGAAATAAACTGGCTGATCTTTTGGTGTTAAAAGCAAAGGAAGGAGTAGTTGTTCGTTTTCTGTATGATGACATGGGAAGCGGGAAAATAGGAAAAAAACTTTTAAACAGATTAAAGGAAGCAGGCGTTGAAGTCTCTCCGGTGAATAAAATTACGTTTAGAGTTTTTGCCAACAGAGTAAATTATCGAGATCACAGAAAAATTATCATCGTAGACGGAAAAGAAGTTTTCACGGGTGGTATTAATGTTTCAGATAAGTATATTAATCCTAATTCCAAACAATACTGGCGAGATATTCATTTGTATATTAAAGGAAATGGCGCTTTTTATTTTCAGTTTTTATTCTTGAGTAACTGGACTTTTGCTACTGAAAAGATCCCCAAATTATCGCAGGAATATTTTAAATATGAAAATTTAGGCTCGGAAAATAAAATAGTTCAGGTTGCAGCGAGCGGTCCTGATACAAAACCTTCTATCATGCTGAGTACAACCTCGGCTATTCTTTCTGCTAAAGAAAAAGTATATATCGTGACGCCATATTTTATTCCGGTGGAAACTGTTTTGAATGCGATAAAGCAAGTAGCTCTTTCCGGTTTGGATGTGAGATTAATGGTTCCGAGATCAGGAGATTCTGTGATTGTAAACGCTGCCGCTTATTCTTATTATGAAGAATTGTTAGAAAATAATGTCCGTATTTTCTTTTACAAAAAAGGGTTTATTCATGCTAAAACAATGGTGATAGATGATAATTTTTCTTGTGTAGGAACGGCAAATATGGACGTTCGGAGTCAGGAACTTAATTTTGAAGTAAATACGCTCATCTTCGATAAAGAGGTTAATCAGAAATTACAAAATGTATTTCTCGCTGACATTGATGATTGTGACGAGATTATATTAAATGAATGGAAAAAACGACCAAAGCATAAAGTTTTCTTTGAACATTTAGCGAGATTGCTTTCTCCACTCATCTGA
- a CDS encoding SDR family NAD(P)-dependent oxidoreductase: MNNKTKIALVTGGSRGLGKNSALKIAEKGLDVIITYNSNKEEADKTVAEIQDLGRKAIAYQLNTKDVKSFDEFVKNVGDHLEENTGSRNIDFLINNAGTALYMPIADVTEEQLDDMVNIHFKGVFFLTQKFLPFMNDNGGIVNLSSGLARFAMPGSSVYGSMKAAVDQLSKYMAKELGARKIKVNAVAPGAIETDFGGGRTRDDEHVNAMVAGNTALGRAGLPDDIGGVVAFLCTDDAGWITAQRIEVSGGMFF; the protein is encoded by the coding sequence ATGAATAACAAAACAAAAATTGCCCTTGTAACAGGCGGAAGTAGAGGTTTAGGTAAAAATTCAGCTTTAAAAATTGCAGAAAAAGGATTGGATGTAATTATTACTTATAATTCCAATAAAGAAGAAGCGGATAAAACCGTAGCAGAAATTCAGGATTTAGGAAGAAAAGCAATTGCTTATCAACTGAATACAAAAGATGTGAAATCATTCGATGAATTCGTTAAAAATGTAGGCGATCATTTAGAAGAAAATACGGGAAGCCGAAACATCGATTTTCTTATTAATAATGCCGGAACGGCTTTGTATATGCCGATTGCAGATGTTACAGAAGAGCAGTTGGATGATATGGTAAATATTCATTTTAAAGGAGTTTTTTTCCTGACTCAGAAATTTTTACCATTTATGAATGATAACGGTGGAATTGTCAATCTTTCTTCAGGTTTGGCGAGATTTGCAATGCCCGGTTCATCGGTTTACGGTTCTATGAAAGCGGCAGTTGACCAATTAAGTAAATACATGGCGAAAGAATTGGGCGCACGAAAAATTAAAGTAAATGCTGTTGCACCGGGAGCGATTGAAACCGATTTTGGCGGCGGAAGAACAAGAGATGATGAACATGTAAACGCTATGGTTGCTGGTAATACGGCTTTAGGAAGAGCTGGTTTGCCGGATGATATCGGTGGAGTAGTAGCTTTTTTATGCACCGATGATGCAGGTTGGATTACCGCACAAAGAATTGAAGTTTCGGGCGGAATGTTCTTTTAA
- a CDS encoding DNA gyrase/topoisomerase IV subunit A, with protein sequence MIEDNSHEGESLKKVSGLYKDWFLDYASYVILDRAIPSVYDGFKPVQRRIMHSMRELEDGRYNKVANIVGNTMKYHPHGDASITDAMVGIGQRELLIDTQGNWGNIYTGDSAAAARYIEARLTPFALEVVFNPKTTEWSKSYDGRNNEPVDLPVKFPLLLAQGVEGIGVGLSTKILPHNFNELINASIAHLKGKKFEVFPDFLTAGFLDVSEYNDGHRGGKVRARAKISQVDKHTLMISELPFSKTTTDLIDSVLKANEKGKIKIKKIEDNTSDKVEILVYLHNEVSPDKTIDALYAFTDCQVTISPNACVIVGDKPMFLNVSEILRMNTDHTVSLLKKELEIELHELQENWHFSSLERIFIENRIYHDIEEVKSWEEVLKTIDAGLKPHTAHLLREVTEEDILRLTEIRIKRISRFDLDKFKENIAALEGKIEQVRFHLANLIAYAIEYYQNIQKKYGKDRERKTELRIFDTIDATKVAVANEKFYANFEEGFIGTSLKKDQYLFDCSDIDDIITFRKDGSMKVVKVEAKTFIGKDIQHVAIWKKNDKRTVYNMIYREGRDGPYYMKRFSVTAVTRNTDYALGSDKRGSEMLYFSANPNGEAEVVTVLLKPNPRIRKNKMEIDFSELAIKGRDSKGNLVTKYSVKKVDLKEEGVSTLAPRKIWFDETVRRLNADVRGTLLGSFKGDDKILIINAQGEAKLVSFDLGNRFDDEYIVLEKWRPNQPITCIYYDGEKDMYFIKRFLLENNTNLQTFMPSEHPKSFIERIIVSNNSTAEIIFAKDKGKERDPETINIDEFIAVKGIKAIGNQFTKFKVKNINITIPEPEEEEPEVYEEPDFTSSNDDGAIGNLFGSDDNENTAE encoded by the coding sequence ATGATAGAAGACAACTCTCACGAAGGCGAAAGCTTAAAAAAAGTTTCAGGACTGTACAAAGACTGGTTTCTGGATTATGCATCTTATGTAATTTTAGACAGAGCGATTCCGTCTGTTTATGATGGTTTCAAACCCGTACAGCGTAGAATTATGCATTCTATGCGTGAATTAGAAGACGGACGTTATAATAAAGTGGCCAATATTGTTGGTAACACAATGAAATATCACCCTCACGGTGATGCCTCTATTACCGATGCAATGGTAGGAATTGGGCAGAGAGAATTGTTGATCGACACTCAGGGAAACTGGGGGAATATTTATACCGGAGATTCTGCGGCGGCTGCAAGATATATCGAAGCAAGGTTAACTCCTTTCGCTTTGGAAGTAGTTTTTAATCCCAAAACGACAGAATGGTCTAAATCTTATGACGGTAGAAATAACGAGCCGGTAGATTTACCGGTAAAATTTCCTTTGCTTCTTGCACAGGGAGTTGAAGGAATCGGGGTTGGGCTTTCCACAAAAATTCTTCCACACAATTTTAACGAACTGATTAATGCTTCTATTGCTCACTTGAAAGGTAAGAAATTTGAAGTTTTTCCGGATTTTCTGACGGCAGGTTTTCTTGATGTTTCAGAATATAATGACGGTCACAGAGGTGGAAAAGTAAGAGCCAGAGCAAAGATTTCTCAGGTCGATAAGCATACTTTGATGATTTCTGAGCTTCCTTTTTCTAAAACTACAACAGACTTAATTGATTCTGTTTTAAAAGCCAACGAAAAAGGTAAAATTAAAATCAAAAAAATTGAAGATAATACTTCAGACAAAGTTGAGATTCTGGTTTACCTTCACAATGAAGTTTCGCCAGATAAAACGATTGATGCTTTGTATGCATTTACCGATTGTCAGGTTACGATTTCGCCGAATGCGTGTGTAATTGTAGGTGATAAGCCAATGTTCCTGAACGTTTCGGAGATTTTAAGAATGAATACCGATCATACAGTTTCTTTATTAAAAAAAGAACTCGAAATCGAGCTTCATGAATTGCAGGAAAACTGGCATTTTTCATCATTAGAAAGAATTTTTATCGAGAACAGAATTTACCACGATATTGAAGAAGTAAAAAGCTGGGAAGAGGTTCTGAAGACAATTGATGCAGGTTTAAAACCTCACACGGCCCATCTTTTAAGAGAAGTTACCGAAGAAGATATTTTAAGATTAACTGAAATCAGAATTAAAAGAATTTCAAGATTCGATTTAGATAAGTTTAAAGAAAATATTGCTGCATTAGAAGGTAAAATAGAGCAGGTAAGATTCCATTTGGCGAATCTTATAGCGTATGCAATTGAGTATTACCAAAATATTCAGAAAAAATACGGAAAAGACAGAGAAAGAAAAACAGAATTAAGAATTTTCGATACCATTGACGCGACAAAAGTTGCCGTTGCCAACGAAAAATTCTATGCTAATTTTGAAGAAGGTTTCATTGGAACTTCTTTGAAAAAAGACCAATATCTGTTTGATTGTTCAGACATCGACGACATCATCACGTTCAGAAAAGATGGAAGCATGAAAGTTGTAAAAGTGGAAGCCAAAACTTTCATCGGAAAAGACATTCAGCACGTTGCCATCTGGAAAAAGAACGATAAACGTACGGTTTACAACATGATCTACCGTGAAGGCAGAGACGGACCTTATTATATGAAACGTTTTTCGGTAACTGCGGTTACAAGAAATACAGATTATGCTTTAGGTTCAGATAAAAGAGGTTCAGAAATGCTTTATTTTTCAGCAAATCCAAATGGTGAAGCAGAAGTTGTAACGGTTTTATTAAAGCCAAACCCGAGAATCAGAAAAAATAAAATGGAAATCGATTTTTCTGAATTGGCAATTAAAGGAAGAGATTCTAAAGGAAATTTGGTGACCAAATATTCTGTAAAGAAAGTCGACCTGAAAGAAGAGGGCGTTTCTACTTTGGCGCCAAGAAAAATCTGGTTTGATGAAACGGTAAGAAGACTGAATGCGGATGTAAGAGGAACTTTATTGGGGAGTTTTAAAGGGGATGATAAAATCCTAATTATTAATGCTCAAGGTGAAGCAAAATTGGTGAGTTTCGATCTTGGAAACCGTTTTGATGATGAATATATCGTTCTTGAAAAATGGAGACCAAACCAGCCCATAACCTGTATTTATTACGACGGAGAAAAGGATATGTATTTCATTAAAAGATTCTTGCTTGAAAACAATACCAATCTTCAAACGTTTATGCCTTCGGAACATCCTAAATCTTTTATCGAAAGAATTATAGTTTCAAACAATTCGACTGCAGAAATTATCTTCGCAAAAGATAAAGGGAAAGAACGCGATCCTGAAACCATAAATATCGATGAATTTATTGCTGTAAAAGGAATTAAGGCAATCGGAAATCAGTTTACAAAATTTAAGGTGAAAAATATCAACATCACAATTCCTGAGCCTGAAGAAGAGGAACCGGAAGTATACGAAGAACCAGATTTTACTTCATCAAACGATGATGGCGCAATCGGAAATTTGTTCGGAAGTGATGATAACGAAAATACTGCAGAATGA
- a CDS encoding helix-turn-helix domain-containing protein, protein MNTSELNNFIVTLIYGSLVLLSLLKLTNPLRVNQKANFWFGIFLFLWSTFWLDEVLSLVTHSVVEINSILFIAFIQFFTPIVFFFSVLFYTNPSFKFKFLDIKYLILPCVFLAILLIRNTETYESEPGFFETLDIFYISLILFQALFYTGLSYFTIRKHQKKIQQFSANTEEINLNWLEYIILVLFIVSIIYVVYNLFYNSYSLNVFINLIFLSVIYFVAYYSLKQKEIYPVEEKQREELITINDPEAEEIKRKLISDEDLLRIKSQLERIMETQKPYLDSELNLIKLSELLSVSTHHLSYVINTGFEKNFFQYINEFRIEYAKKLLKGNQKLSILGIAYESGFNSKTSFNTTFKKFTNQTPSEFKNSSDL, encoded by the coding sequence ATGAACACATCAGAGTTAAACAATTTTATCGTTACACTTATTTATGGTTCGTTGGTTTTATTGTCTCTATTAAAGCTTACCAATCCTTTAAGAGTTAATCAAAAAGCTAATTTCTGGTTTGGAATATTCCTCTTTCTATGGTCAACTTTTTGGCTTGATGAGGTTTTGTCTTTAGTTACCCATTCTGTAGTTGAGATTAATTCAATTTTATTCATTGCTTTTATACAATTTTTCACACCCATTGTTTTCTTTTTCAGTGTGTTGTTTTATACCAATCCGTCTTTTAAGTTTAAATTTTTAGATATAAAATATCTTATTCTTCCTTGTGTTTTTTTAGCTATTCTTTTAATTAGAAATACAGAAACTTACGAAAGCGAACCCGGTTTTTTCGAAACTCTTGATATTTTTTATATTAGTTTAATCCTTTTTCAGGCGCTTTTTTATACCGGACTTTCATATTTTACCATCAGAAAACATCAGAAAAAAATTCAGCAGTTCTCAGCCAATACTGAAGAAATTAATCTTAACTGGCTTGAATATATTATTCTTGTACTCTTTATTGTAAGCATTATTTATGTGGTTTATAATCTATTTTATAATTCATATTCATTAAATGTTTTTATTAATTTGATCTTTTTGTCGGTCATTTATTTTGTCGCTTATTATTCATTAAAGCAGAAAGAAATTTATCCTGTTGAAGAAAAACAGCGTGAAGAGCTCATTACCATAAATGATCCTGAAGCTGAAGAAATTAAACGCAAACTGATTTCCGATGAAGACCTGTTAAGAATTAAATCGCAACTGGAAAGAATCATGGAAACTCAAAAACCATATCTTGACAGCGAACTGAATCTGATAAAACTTTCCGAACTTCTTTCAGTTTCTACTCATCATTTATCGTATGTAATCAATACGGGATTTGAAAAGAATTTTTTCCAATACATTAATGAATTTAGAATTGAGTATGCTAAAAAACTATTGAAGGGTAATCAAAAACTTTCAATTTTAGGAATAGCATACGAATCGGGATTCAATTCAAAGACATCATTCAATACTACGTTTAAAAAATTCACCAATCAGACACCTTCTGAGTTTAAAAATAGTTCAGATTTATAA